The following is a genomic window from Marinococcus sp. PL1-022.
CAGTTAAGCCGGTAACTTCGCTTACCTCCGGAGACACCGCCTCCGGTTCATGTACAAGCGTATAAAAGGCATCGTCGCGGACCAGCCGGTTGTGTTTAATTTTAATAGCCCCCATCGACAATATCTTATCTCCGGCATCCGCGTTAAAGCCCGAGGTTTCCAGATCAAGGACGGTGACGTTCAGCGAAGACAGCGATTTCTGCAGAGGCTGTTCTGCTTTTACGTCTTTTTGAAGCTGACGCATAAAAGACTGATGCTGCGGATTCGTGGAGTCCAGGCCGCCAAATCGACTCGAAATACTGCGCATCCATTGGAACATTTAAAAATCACCCGACTCCATGATTTTTTTTGTATGCTGAAACAGGTGCTTTCCTTCTTTTAATGCAGACTTCAGCTCGGACTTCTGGGTTTTCGAGAGCTCCTGCACCGGCACGTAATGAACGTCCTCATAGACGTTTTGTTTCCTGGAGAATGAAGCCCGCAGCTCCAGCAAATTTTTAAAATGCACATCCTTGCCCTTCACATAGGAATGCTTTTCCGATACCTGCCGGATACGTTCGATTGTAGAAGAAGCATGAATGCCTTCATAAATGGCGAGCAGGCGCAGGGCATGAACGTATGGGAAAAACCCGACATCTTTAATGTGCATCGAGCCTGCGTACTGCCCTTTTTCTTCCGGGAGAAGCTGCCCGAAAGCGTTGAGCCCTTTGTGCAGATAGGCGGTGTTTTCCGATAACCGTTTTAGCACCTCTCTCCGGCCGGCCTGTTCAAAGACATGCTGCTTTACGTCCTCAAGAAGTTCATCTTCTCCCACAAGCGTCCTGGCATCGATAAAGGTGAGCAGATGGCGGAAAGGACCCCATTCATCGGCTTCAATCCAGCCGTCCACCTGCTTTTTCCACCCTTCCACCCCGTGGCACCAGCGTTTATGGGAAGCCATAACCAGCCCTTCACAGCGCGGGTACCCAACGATCGCCATTCCTTCACGTATTTCCGCTCCCAGACCGAGAAAATAATCCTGAAGTTCGTCATCTGTTCCTTCAAAAACAATACCGTGATCCTGATCACTGAATTTTGCCTGTTCCTGTCTTCCCGCACTTCCCATAAGAAAAAAAGCAAAGTGAGCAGGAAGTTCTCCCCGCTCACTCTGATGATGATGAACAGCAAGAGTAACCGTTTCTGAAATCCACGTATCGTGGGCTTCATTAAGCTTTACTGGCTCTCCCGCCAAGTCGTCCATCTTCTCTTCTTTGTCTTTTTTTATTTCTTCATAGCTCTTAAAGGAAGGTTCTGCTGAAAATCCCTGTGTTTGTGAGAATGAAGAATTTGACATATTTTATGCTCCTGTTCTTTCCGAAGAATTGTCTGTAGTAGGCTGCACGTTTTCCGGATAACCGTATGCACCGTGCTCACTCATATCAAGACCCATAATTTCTTCTTCCTCCGATACGCGCAGTCCGCCGATAATCGATTTCGTAATTAAGAGCAGAATGTACGAAGCAATAAATGCAAACAGCCCGCACGCTACGACACTGATAATTTGTACACCAAGCTGAGTTAACCCGCCGCCGTAAAACAACCCGGCACGGCCGCCGTTCATTTCAGCAAGCTGTGGTGTGGCAAAGAAGCCGGTGGAAATCGTACCCCAGGCGCCGGCCATACCATGCACTGAAAGGGCAAAAATCGGATCGTCGATGTTGCGCTTTTCAAAGAAACGAACGCTGAAGAAGCAGAGCATACCGCCAATTGCGCCGATAACCACGGAAGCCCATGGAGCCACAAATGCGCAGGAGGCCGTAATTGCTACAAGACCTGCAAGTGCTCCGTTAAGCATGCTTGGTACGTCTGCTTTTCCAAGCACCGCCCAGGCAATCAGAAGTGCTGCAAAAGCACCCGCTGCAGCGGCAAGCTGCGTATTCATAGAAACGTAGCCAAAGAATCCGTCTGCTACTCCAAATGTACTGGCTCCGTTAAAGCCGAACCAGCCGACCCACAGCAGTAGTACACCTAAAGCAGTGAAGACCTGGTTGTGGCCTGGAAGATTGTTAACTGAACCATCTTTATTGTATTTCCCAATACGCGGCTTAAGTAAAATCGTTGCCGCAAGAGCGCCCATTGCACCAGTAAGGTGGACTACTGTGGAACCGGCAAAGTCCTGTTTGCCAAGGCCGGAAATCCAGCCGCCGCCCCAGATCCAGTGTGCAACTACCGGATATACAATGGCAGAGAATAATATAGCGAATACTACGTAAGCAGCAAGCTTTGCACGTTCAGCGAACCCGCCAAAAGCAATCGTAAGGGCAATCGCCGCAAATGCCAGCTGGAAGATAAAGTCAACGGCAGGAGTTAAACCGTCTGCAGTGCTTGCATCCCCATAAAAGAAGTTCGACAGTCCAATAATGCCTCCGACATCGTTACCGTAGATAAAACCGTACCCGACAGCCCAGAAGACAAGCGAGGAAATTCCCAGTGTAAAGATTGTTTTTCCTGCAATGTGACCCGCGTTTTTCATCCGGGTCGAACCTGCTTCCAATAGAATAAATCCACCCTGCATAAGAATAACTAAAATAAATCCAATCATAACCCAAAGGTTATCAAGCAATACTATCGGATCCACATTTTTTCCCCCTCTGTTATTATCGTGCAAGATTCATGTGAACTTAGTTAACATCTTGCGTTAAATAGTATTTTACCGTTTAAATTTTCAGAATCTAGTATTATGTAAGATAATCTAACACAAAAATATCACCTTTATTGTTCAAAAATTCGAAAAACCAGTGATATATAAGGAGTTCAAAAGTTTTATTTTTTTACGAAATATTTTTGCTTTCATGATTTTTGAAAGCGTTATCGTAAAATAACAGCCTTTTTTGTGCCAGTACCTTTTCCCAAAAAATAATAAAGACGATAAAATTAATTATCGTCCCAGCTGTTTATTTCTATTCGATTATGCTATACAGACTGTTTTTGAATCAGCTTCTGAAGCAGGCGTACAAAAAACGGCAGGCAGATAAATAAAACGAGCACTCTTATAATATGAAGACTCGACACAAGCGTCGGTTCAAGATTTAAAGCAATCGCTGTACTGCTCATCTCTGCAGCCCCTGCCGGAACTGTGCTGAGCAGACTCGTTACGTACGGCAGTCCGGTCGCCGCATGAAACAGCAGTGCAAGCAGAAGGCTGAAAATAAAGTAAAACCCAAGAAGCACCGCGCTCGGCCGCCCAATCTCTTTTAGTTTGTAAAAGGTCGGACGGTCAAAACGAATACCGACCATCGCTCCGAGCAGGGCCTGACCGCTCCCGCCGATAACAGATGGCAGCCCATTGTCTGTTGTCACCACCCAGTGCCCCACTATAAATCCAATAATTAACCCATAAAACAGTGTTCCCGCCGGCACTTTATACAAATAATAAAGCAGGACTGTCACCGCGACGCAGATGCCAAACACTCCCATTACCACTGGGGAAACCTCGGCCACCGACGGTCCGGCACTGCCCATCGAACCGATGTCGGCTGGTGTCGTAAGACCAATAAAAATTGGTATTGTTAATACAAACAGCGTTATTCGCGTAGTGTGAAACGCAGCAACCATCCGGTTATCCGCTCCGTAATCGCTGCTTAGGCCGATCACCTCCGAAGCCCCGCCCGGCACACAGCAAAAGTAAGCCGTCAGCGGATCCAGGTCTGTCCAGCGGTTCATCAGCCAGCCGAGACCAACCCCGAGCGCCATCGTTAAGCTGAGCGTAAGGATCAGCGGAAAAATATACTGTCCCAGAAGAGCAAAGATGCCGGGCTCCATCATGAAACCTATGTTGCAGCCAATGAGGGCGAGAACGGTGCGGAACGGCCAGCCATCAAACACAAGCCGTTTGTAAGACATGCCGCAGGCTATACCTGTCACGAGCCCGCCAAGCAGCCATCCTGCCGGCAGCTGTAAGTAGGAAAACAAGCCGCCTGTTAATACAGCAGCTGCCAATAAGAGAAGTTTTGTCCGCTTCATCCTGATGCCTTCTTTCCTCATTCATCCATATCGGTTAACATTATAGCATCCTGATGAAATTGAAAAACCTTCCTGCTATTTCCTGCATTAATTGCATTTTATTCACAGCATAGGTGTTTAAGCAGAAATGACGAAGGTTATACAAAAGGTATCATTTGCTAAAAGGAGGAAACAAATATATGACTGCCGGCATTTACAATATCGACGCCGTCCAGGCCGATGGCACAGAAAAAACGCTGAACGAGTACAAGGGAGAGGTGCTGCTGATTGTCAACACTGCTTCCGAATGCGGATTCACACCGCAGTACGAAGAATTGGAGGAGCTGTATCAACGATACAAAAACCGTGGTTTTCAGGTGCTCGGCTTTCCTTCGAACGACTTTGGCGGCCAGGAGCCGGACACAATTCAAAATATTACAGAATTCTGCGAAACCAATTACGGGGTCAGCTTTGATATTTTTGATAAGGTCCATGCTAAAGGAAACGAAAAACACCCGCTGTTTGACTGGCTCCTGAAGCAGACCAGCCCGGACCGTGAGATCGAATGGAATTTTGAAAAGTTCCTTGTTTCCCGCCGCGGCGAAGTTCTCGGCAGCTTCAAAAGCAGCACAAAGCCAACCGATCCGCAAATAACGGCCATGATTGAAACAGGCCTTCAGCAATCTTAAGAACGGAGAACATAAAAAAGCAGCCGGCATAGCGAATATGCCGGCTGCTTTACTTCGTTATTTTGTCGTTGATGCGTAATCGAACTCATCCGGGTGCAGACCGTAACGGGCATTTTCATTCATGCCGTTGATCGTATCCATATCCTTCGTATCGAGTTCAAAATCGAATACTTCTGCATTGGACCGGATCCGTTCGGCTGTAACAGATTTAGGAATAGATACAACCTTATTTTGAAGCGCCCACCGCACTAGAACCTGTGCCGGTGTCTTGCCGTGCTTATCAGCAATTTCCTTCACCGCATCATGGTCAAGAAGGTCCCCTTTGCCAAGCGGTCTCCAGCCTTCAAGCTGAATATCATGGCTTTGGCAGTATTCCAGCAGCGCTTTTTGGAAAAGGCGCGGGTGAAACTCCACCTGGTTCAACATCGGTGTAATTTCTGCCGTTTTCAGCAGTTCTTCAAGATGCTGGTCGGTAAAGTTACTGACTCCTATCGCACGCACTTTGCCGTCTTTATAAAGCTTTTCGAGTGCCCCCCATGTTTCCTTGAACTTTCCAGGAACCGGCCAATGGATCAAATAAAGGTCCACTACATCGACGCCGAGTTTTTTACGGGAGCGCTCAAAGGCTTCCAGCGCTTCGTCAAAGCCATGTTCGTTATTCCAGAGCTTTGTGGTAATAAATAATTCATCACGCGGCACTCCGCTTTCCTGAATCGCTTCTCCGACGCTTTCTTCGTTGTCATAAAAAGAAGCGGTGTCAATCGAGCGATAGCCTGCCTCCAGGGCGGTTAAAACAGCATTTTTTACTTCATCGCCTTTTTCCGCCTGATAGACGCCAAGGCCCAGCCACGGCATTTTTACTCCGTTTGCTAACGTTGTTACAGATGTTTGAATACTCATGTACGATCTTCCTCCTCTGTTGGAATACACCAGTCAATTTCCGGACGGTCCGCTTCTTTTAAAAACTGATTTGCTTTTGAAAACGGTCGGCTTCCGAAGAAGCCTTTATTGGCCGAAAACGGACTTGGGTGTGGTGATTTAATGACTAAATGGTGTTCATTTGTAATAAGCTCTTCTTTAGCCTGAGCATGGCGTCCCCACAAAATAAAGACAACAGGATACTCTTTTTCATTTGTCTGCCGGATTACTTCATTTGTGAAGGTTTCCCACCCTTTCCCTTTGTGCGAATTTGCTTCCCCTTTTCGCACCGTAAGTACTGTATTCAGCAGAAGCACTCCCTGCTTTGCCCAGGAAACGAGAGAGCCGTGACCCGGTTTTTCACAGCCCAGATCTTCTTCCAGCTCTGCATGAATGTTTTTCAGCGATGGCGGGATGGAAACATCCGGGTTTACTGAAAAGCTTAGCCCGTGGGCCTGCTTTGGGCCATGGTAGGGATCCTGACCGAGAATAACCACCTTTGTATTCTCATAGCCTGTATAATGCAGCGCGTTAAAAATGTCATGCATGTCAGGATACACGGTTTTCTCCTGGTATTCCTTTTTTAAAAACTCCCGCAGCTCCTGATAATACTCTTTATCGAATTCCTTTTCGAGTACAGGAGCCCAGTCATTCTGCAGAATTTCCATAGCCGCGTCGACTCCTTCGCCTGCTGATTTCTTTTACTAAATGCTCTACGTCATTAATATCCTTTTTTTAGAAAGGTCAAACGTAAGGAGTCCGGGAATTGTCAATAGAATGCCACGCCTATTGATTGTTTTTACTGCATGGCCGCGTTACGATAAAATTAACATTAACGTGAGTCAGGAAAGCGAAGGAGCGGCAGGCGATGAATGATACTAATACAGCGGTAAAACAGCCGAGCAGCATTAAAGCCATCATTTCTTTAGTACTGGGTTTTGATGCGTTTATTTTTCTTGTAATTCTTTTTCCCTTCAGCCTGATCTTCGGCATTATTGGGCTGTGGGTAGGTATTAAAGCATTAAAGGATATTAAAAACAATCATTACCGCGGCAGAAAAGCAGCTTTGGCTGGAGTAATTTTCAGCTTAATTGGAATGATAACAGGAGCTGTTATTACGTTAAATGTATTCATATTGTAATAAAATATCGGCGCCGGCAGGCCTGAAAACTCCTGCAGGCGCCGAATTTTTGTGCCGAAAATAAAAAGCGCTTTTTACATGCCGCCTATTTGTGATAAGGACTACCGCACACAATATAAGAACAAAGTTAAATTTAATCGTATAATTTACATTTCTATTTAAATACATTATGTTTTATGAAAGATTTTATTTTCTAAATTTCTGAACGCAATTTTGTGGAAATTTATACTTTTAATTTAGAAAAATATAAAAACCTGCCTATACTTTTGAAAGCTAGACAAGCTAATATAATTGATATGAATTTAAAATATTTATTACCTAACTTGCTACTTTAACGTGTATCAATCCAGCCTTTTAACATTTTTCATAAAAAAAAGAAAGAAATTTGTTGGTATTTTTAGTCATTTGATATATAATGTAGGTAGATAAAAAGCTTGACTTTGCCGAAGGCTTACGTTCCACGTAAGTTACTTAGTAGGTAAAGTGGGGCTTTTATTTTTTTGAATTATATTCTTTATTTTCTTTACTATTACTAGGCGTAAATTTCCAATGCCTGTAAGAATGTAACCAATTATTTTCAACTTTACCTTTTATACCGGTACTATCTCCAATATTAAAGTTAGGATACACTTCTCTTATACGAGAATTAATTTCTTTATATAGCTTTTCCTTTGCTACGGTCCTTTTTCCTCTCCTTTTTTCACCCTCAGGAATGATTTTATGCTTTCCGTTTAAACGAAATTCTATTGCTCCTAATACTACATCTAAACACTGTAAAATCACATGATCATGAGAATTAGCTTCAGCTATATCATCTTTACTGTGTATAAATAAATTAGCATCCTTAAAAACATCTTGATTCTGCAAATTATAAATATATGCTTTAAATCTATCATTTTTTTCTTTGGTATCTGGTAACTGATCAAAAAAGGGATAAAGGGATATTTTTTCTCCAGTTGGATTCGAATATCTAAAACCGAAAGCGTGTTTGAAAAATTGATAGTACAGCAAAAAATACTGCTTTTCTTTTTGTTCATTGCTAAGTCCCAGTGCAATATAACGATTATGAGTAAACATGATTCTAATCTTAAGCTTGTCTTCCTTAACAAATTCAAAAAATTTATCCATTAACTCGATGTACTTATCTAAATAGTTTGACGTTACTTTTTGCCATTTCACTTCACTATTGCCAAAGTTTAGTTGCTCCTTCTTTCTTTCCAACTCATTTTTAACCTCTTCAAAGTGAATTGAACGTACTAAAACTCCTCCGTAAAAATCGCCGAAATATGCCCCGTTTTTTTCTGATTCATCACAATAAACTATATACTGCATTAATATACCACCGTTCTTCTTCGATTAAAGCTAATTTTATTATTTCGAAACTTCATTAATACAGCTTCATTAAAAATAAGTGCCACAAAAAATAAACTTTATCATCTCAAATACAAAAGTTTGCATTTTTTCATTCCAAATAAATAAGCAAAATAACAAAAATATAGCAAAAATAATTATTTTGAAAAAAGTTAATTTATTCTTTTTATCAGTTTGCAAATATATACTTGAATATATGTTTCTAACGTAAATTTTTCGATTATCCTCTGGTTTTGAATTTTTATCAATGATAAATATAGCATCTTTATGGTCAGCACTTTCAATTTTGTAAATATCGTAGAATATAATTAAAACTGGATTAATATAGTAAAGGTTATTGTACATATATAAACTACCTATTACTAAAAATAAAATCAAAAATGCTACTAATTTGGGTATATCAATACTTCCATCAATAGAAAAAACTTCTGTATTAAAAGATATAAAAGGGATTATATAAGTAACAATATAATTTAAAGATTCCCCATCTTTTTCTTTTAAAGCTAGTATAGTAATTGGGTCATTAGGTTGAGATTTTAACGGTCTATCAATAAATAACTTCAGTGTAACTAACGTTATCATCATTAGACCGCCAATGAATAAACAAAAAACTAAATGATTTATATTAAAAAAGAAAAGAATTAAAAACAATGGCAAGTATGAACTAGCAAAGAGCATATATCGGAAAACTTTAGTCATTATTTTTCCCATAATGCTTCCTTTCTAAAATTATATTATTTACTCGAAATATCTACTTTTTTATCCGCAAAAATATATTTACTATCTACTAAAGTTTTAGCAGTTTCCCCGTTTACTATTCTAATTATTTGGTCTACCGCTTTAAACTCATTGGCTTTTGAAACGTCTAGAGTAATTTGATTGTTTTTTTCATCTAAATTAAAAAAAACTTTGTCTCCGACTTCCTTTTTCATCTGAGCAAAGACTTCAAACGAAAAATTTTCCAACTTCCCAGTAGTCCATATGCTATATAATTTCCTTTTTAAATTTGAATTATTTTGACACTTATTTTCTACAATATTGAAATTTGTAATCCAGTTTCTATTACTCAAATTTTCAAGAGCATTGTTAGCATTCGCATCTATATGTTGAGTATATTTAAATAATTGTTCAAAGAAATAATTATGAATAATTAATATATCATTTCCCCATCCAATAGCACAGTTTTTCTCTTCTAACTCTAATAATGGTGTGTTTGTTTTCTGTAGATAATCGTCTTTTCCATTTCCAAATATATAAGTATGAGACTTAGCCTTATAATAATTGGATTTGTTAAGTTTAGAAAAAAAGTATACATCGAAGTCGTATTTTTCACTATCATTCACATTTATTTTTATTACATATCCTTTTATGCTAGATTCTAGTTCTTCGTATTTTTTCTTAGTTAAAATTGAAAAATTATCATCTTTAATTTTTTGCTTTATATTTTTATAAATAGGAACATTTTTTTCTTCTAAATACGCTATTACATTAACTCTGTCTGGGGAAGGCGATTCAAAGTGACTATGTAATTGAGCGTCTTTTATTTTAAATGCATTTTCTTCTGCAATTCTTTTTAAATCTTCGTTTGTAGAGACATTCATTTTGTACAATGTGTAATTTTCTTCTTCATTTGTGAGTAAGAAAATGCTATAACCATTAATCTCATAATTATTGTCTGCTTCGTTAAAAATGCCCCACAAATTGGATAGTATTTCACTCATATTATAATACTCCCCTCATCACTTTATTTCGATTCATTTTACCATTTATTCCTATATATCTTAATTAACTAGTGCTATTTTTTGGTCGTAACACTTAATTAAACTTTATAACTAAAACTTAAAAACTACAGAGCAAAACCAAGTATAAATAATACACTTTATACTTGGTTTTATTTTTAGAATGAATCTAATTTTTTATTGCTTCATTAAATTCATTTAATAATTTTTTTATTTTATATGTTTTTAACAGATTAGAAGAGATAACAAACACACCTTCGTTACTAAATTCAATTGTAAACAAAATTAACAGTAGAATAGATAATTTAAAAAAACCAATCGAAGAAAGTTTAAATTACTTTAAATCGTCAAATTAAGTTAGACACCATATCATTCTCCATATACCTCATGAATACTTCCAACGGGGTGCAATAGTCTAACGACTTTCTTGGGATGTGATTTCTTCCGGAGGCCACAGCGGAAACATACGACTGGTCCACATCCTGAAAATCCATGTGCTTAGGCAGGCCATCCTTTCGGAGGAGGCCATTTGAATGTTCATTTAATCCGCGTTGGGAAGGCGTTCCTGGATCCGCAAAATAAATGGCAAGGTCGTGCCTGTTGCTGATCGACTGCCAGTTGGAAAACTCCTTGCCGCAGTCAAAGGTGATGGATTTGAATAAGTGTTTCGGGAAACGGCTGCACCACCGGTGCAGCGTGGTTTCAATATCTCTGGCCTTACGGCCGGCTGGTTGAAGGGTAACGATCACTTTCGATAAACGCTCAACCAGAGTGATCACAGCACTTTGATGGTGACGACCAACAATGGTGTCTCCTTCCAGGTGCCCGAATTCCTGCCGAAAGGCCGGGTACTCCCGGTCCCTGTCCGCAAGAGTCCGCCGAAACGCCTGCTTTCCCCGGCGTTCCTGATGCCCGTTTGGTTTCCGCTTCCCTTTCATTGGCAGGGTGCTTCGATCCAGCATCCATCGCTCAAACATCCGGTACAGGGTGCGTCCGGAACAGGGAAGCGGACGCTCCCGGCGTCCGGCGATGACATCAGGGGTCCATCCTTCCTTGATTTTCTCGGTGACATAGACCTGGTCGGCGGGCGTTAAGACCGTCGGTCTTCGACCACACCGCTGTTTATTGGCTTGATACCGCTGAACATAATCAAGGGCCCGATGCCCTTCCCGTAAGTAGCTCACGACGTTGTGGATCGTTTGACGGGCACGCCCGAGCTGCCTGGCAATCCGGAAAACCGGGAACTCATTCTGGTTATATGCTTCTATGAGGACAACTTCATTCGTGCTAAGATGGGTGTAGGTCATTCGTGATCACTCCTATGATTTCTTTGGTCGGAAATTCATCTTGAGTGTATCACGAGTGATCTTTTTCGTTGTCTAGCTTAATTTTACAATCGGCGTACTTTATAGATAGAGAAAAAAATACTCAAAAAAAGTTAAACAATCTTTTAAATTTTATTTCTAATGGACAATTAACAAATACCCCTTCTTCTGTTCTAGAAGAAATAAACAAGCTTGATATCGAAAAAAAAGAAATTCAAGATCAGATAAAGGATTTAAAACAACAACTTAGTCAACCTACCATTGCTCATGTTTCACTAGAACAGATCAAAAATCATTTAACTAATTTCTCTAAAATTTTACCTAATTTAAAACCAGAACAGCAAAAAGACTTTTTGCATACAATAATTAAAGAAATCACTGTAAATAGTGGTTCATCTCCTTCTAAAAGAACAATCAAACACATAGAATTGTTCTTTGACACTTCTTCTGAAACAGACTTTGTGCTTACTTATGATAAGGACTCCCTGCATTAATCTGTACTGCACGGTAGATCTGCTCTGTAAGCATCAGACGTATTAATTGGTGGGGAAAAGTTAGTGCGGAAAACGACCATTTGAAATCAGCCCGTTTTAACACTTCCCTGGATAGACCGAGGGAGCCCCCGATCACAAAAACGATCGTACTCGTTCCCTGTACGGCCAGATCCTGGAAGGTTGCAGCCAGCTGTTCAGAAGAAATCATTCTGCCTCCCGGATCGAGAGCAATCACGTATCCACGTTCGGGAATCTTTTTGAGAATGCGTTCACCCTCTGTGTCCTTTACCTGCTCATTTTCCTTCTCACTGGCCTGCTCGGGTGTTTTTTCATCCTTTACTTCAACAATTTCCACTGAGCCCTGCCTGCTCAGTCTTTTTTTATATTCTGCGATTCCTTCATTGATAAATGCTTCTTTGCATTTTCCGACAGCGACAATTAATATATTCACAGGTCTTATCCCCCTCCAAATTATTTTTCCACAGAAATTGTCCACATATTCACAAGTAAAAGATCCTAAATTGTCACAGCAAATTCTGCTTTTTCTTTACAATACTCACAGGCTGTGGACATTTTTTGGTTTTCATCCACAATATTATCCACAGACGGGGCCCTCCCTTCTCCTTTTTCCACTGCGTCATCCAACGCTTCTTCTATATGCTCTCTACAGCACTGTATCAACGGTTTACCCTTCTTTCTTCATGCAAATTTTTCCGCATTTATTGTAGCACATCTTCTCTTTACTCCGTTCATGTTTATATTTATCCACAAAAAAGGGCCTTCTAACGAAGGCCCCTGAATGCTTTATTCACCTGTGGATGCGGTCTGAGTTAATTCTATCTCCGCCGTCTGCTTTTCTCCGTCCCGGTAATACGTTATGGTGACTGTATCCCCGATCTCGGCACTATTATACAGATACTCCCGGAGATCGCTGCCTTCCTGGACCTCTTCACCGTCAATTTGAGTGATTACATCGTTTTGTTCAAGCCCTGCTTTCTGCGCATCAGAGTTTGGCTGAACCTGGGTCACGTACACTCCGTGATCTACATCTTCAGGAAGCCCCAGCTCCTCTGTCCAGTTGTAGCTGGATAGTTCAGAAATGGACTGAATAGCTACACCCAGCTGCGGGCGTTCTACTTCGCCGTCCTCTTCTAAATCCTCAATGATCGGCACTGCCACTGACGTTGGAATCGAAAACCCGATGCCCTCCACCGAGGACTGGGCAATTTTCATGGAATTAATTCCAATTACCTGGCCGGAGCTGTTAACTAAAGGACCACCACTGTTACCCGGGTTAATCGCTGCATCCGTCTGCATAACATCTGCTTCCCAGTCATTCTGGCCGTCCCCGTTGTAATCCACAGGAATACTACGGTCTTTTGCGCTGATAATACCTTCAGTCACCGTCCGTGTTAAATCTGTGCCAAGCGGATTCCCAATAGCAATGGCCTGATCGCCCACCTGCAGGTCATCGGAGCTGCCAAAATCAGCTACGCTGTCAATCTGTCCGCCGTCTACTTTTAATACGGCCAGATCGGTATAAGGGTCAGTACCAACAATCTCTGCATCAAGCCGGGTGTCATCCTCCAGACTGATTTCTACAGAGTTTGCTCCTTCCACTACGTGGTTGTTGGTAACAATGAACGCTGAACCATTTTCCTTTTTGTAAATGACGCCGGAGCCAGTGCCCTGTTCCACAGAGCCATCCTCCTGTTCTTCACTTCCCTGACTCCCCTGAATACCAGCGTTTTGTGCCTGAACCTGATTAAACACTCCGACTACAGCCCCGGAAACTTCATTTGCCGCCGCTGTCACCGTCCCAGCTTCTGCACTGACTTCTTCTGTAGAGACGTCGGATCCGGAACCATTGTTCGATAAATCCGCCGTCCCGTCGATGGTTTCAGTATTTTCCCCTGAAACAGAATCATATATAAATGGTGCTGATACTGTCATTACCCC
Proteins encoded in this region:
- the rlmH gene encoding 23S rRNA (pseudouridine(1915)-N(3))-methyltransferase RlmH, translated to MNILIVAVGKCKEAFINEGIAEYKKRLSRQGSVEIVEVKDEKTPEQASEKENEQVKDTEGERILKKIPERGYVIALDPGGRMISSEQLAATFQDLAVQGTSTIVFVIGGSLGLSREVLKRADFKWSFSALTFPHQLIRLMLTEQIYRAVQINAGSPYHK
- a CDS encoding IS30 family transposase, with product MTYTHLSTNEVVLIEAYNQNEFPVFRIARQLGRARQTIHNVVSYLREGHRALDYVQRYQANKQRCGRRPTVLTPADQVYVTEKIKEGWTPDVIAGRRERPLPCSGRTLYRMFERWMLDRSTLPMKGKRKPNGHQERRGKQAFRRTLADRDREYPAFRQEFGHLEGDTIVGRHHQSAVITLVERLSKVIVTLQPAGRKARDIETTLHRWCSRFPKHLFKSITFDCGKEFSNWQSISNRHDLAIYFADPGTPSQRGLNEHSNGLLRKDGLPKHMDFQDVDQSYVSAVASGRNHIPRKSLDYCTPLEVFMRYMENDMVSNLI
- a CDS encoding CxxH/CxxC protein; amino-acid sequence: MIQCCREHIEEALDDAVEKGEGRAPSVDNIVDENQKMSTACEYCKEKAEFAVTI
- a CDS encoding S1C family serine protease, producing the protein MGYYNDHAKKENQQHRKSRRNVGIAGFVGAIIGAGVMTVSAPFIYDSVSGENTETIDGTADLSNNGSGSDVSTEEVSAEAGTVTAAANEVSGAVVGVFNQVQAQNAGIQGSQGSEEQEDGSVEQGTGSGVIYKKENGSAFIVTNNHVVEGANSVEISLEDDTRLDAEIVGTDPYTDLAVLKVDGGQIDSVADFGSSDDLQVGDQAIAIGNPLGTDLTRTVTEGIISAKDRSIPVDYNGDGQNDWEADVMQTDAAINPGNSGGPLVNSSGQVIGINSMKIAQSSVEGIGFSIPTSVAVPIIEDLEEDGEVERPQLGVAIQSISELSSYNWTEELGLPEDVDHGVYVTQVQPNSDAQKAGLEQNDVITQIDGEEVQEGSDLREYLYNSAEIGDTVTITYYRDGEKQTAEIELTQTASTGE
- a CDS encoding DUF3800 domain-containing protein; the protein is MQYIVYCDESEKNGAYFGDFYGGVLVRSIHFEEVKNELERKKEQLNFGNSEVKWQKVTSNYLDKYIELMDKFFEFVKEDKLKIRIMFTHNRYIALGLSNEQKEKQYFLLYYQFFKHAFGFRYSNPTGEKISLYPFFDQLPDTKEKNDRFKAYIYNLQNQDVFKDANLFIHSKDDIAEANSHDHVILQCLDVVLGAIEFRLNGKHKIIPEGEKRRGKRTVAKEKLYKEINSRIREVYPNFNIGDSTGIKGKVENNWLHSYRHWKFTPSNSKENKEYNSKK
- a CDS encoding Kiwa anti-phage protein KwaB-like domain-containing protein, coding for MSEILSNLWGIFNEADNNYEINGYSIFLLTNEEENYTLYKMNVSTNEDLKRIAEENAFKIKDAQLHSHFESPSPDRVNVIAYLEEKNVPIYKNIKQKIKDDNFSILTKKKYEELESSIKGYVIKINVNDSEKYDFDVYFFSKLNKSNYYKAKSHTYIFGNGKDDYLQKTNTPLLELEEKNCAIGWGNDILIIHNYFFEQLFKYTQHIDANANNALENLSNRNWITNFNIVENKCQNNSNLKRKLYSIWTTGKLENFSFEVFAQMKKEVGDKVFFNLDEKNNQITLDVSKANEFKAVDQIIRIVNGETAKTLVDSKYIFADKKVDISSK